A DNA window from Desertifilum tharense IPPAS B-1220 contains the following coding sequences:
- a CDS encoding acetyltransferase codes for MPGQMDISPVRVEDFPRVVEVWEASVRATHLFLKESDIEFFQPLVRDALPHVKELVCVRDRENQVVGFVGVVENKVEMLFVHPLYRKQGVGRRLLEYAIETLGATKVDVNEQNEQALGFYLRMGFEVEGRSEGDGMGKPFPLLHLRLGNLTEPSGFN; via the coding sequence ATGCCAGGGCAAATGGACATTTCTCCAGTGCGTGTAGAAGATTTCCCGCGTGTAGTGGAAGTGTGGGAAGCTTCTGTTCGGGCAACTCATCTTTTTTTGAAAGAATCTGATATTGAGTTCTTTCAGCCACTGGTGCGCGATGCGCTTCCCCATGTCAAAGAGCTAGTTTGCGTGCGCGATCGCGAAAATCAGGTAGTCGGCTTTGTCGGTGTGGTAGAAAATAAAGTAGAAATGCTGTTTGTGCATCCTCTTTATAGAAAACAGGGTGTTGGGCGACGGCTGCTAGAGTATGCCATTGAAACTCTAGGTGCTACAAAGGTGGATGTCAACGAACAGAATGAACAAGCACTTGGGTTTTATCTACGCATGGGGTTTGAAGTCGAAGGGCGTTCGGAAGGTGACGGGATGGGAAAGCCGTTTCCCCTGTTACATCTACGACTAGGTAACTTGACTGAGCCAAGTGGTTTTAATTAA
- a CDS encoding TerD family protein, which produces MELNQGERINLSKQALGIKQIRICLGWDIDRTDIDDDCDLDISVFMLGGNSKIPSEPYFIFYNNLQSPDGSVELLSVNCIEENEYDDEIIKIDLTRVDPKIQELVFVVTIYEAQQREQSFEQICNTYIRIYDEATKQEIVKYELKENFYEETAIKLCKLYKQGGDWCFQAVGQGTNSSLEELVTEYA; this is translated from the coding sequence ATTGAGCTTAACCAGGGTGAGCGGATCAATCTTTCTAAACAAGCACTAGGGATAAAGCAAATTAGAATTTGCTTAGGTTGGGATATTGATCGCACTGATATAGATGATGACTGTGACTTGGATATTTCTGTTTTTATGTTAGGAGGTAATAGCAAAATTCCTAGCGAACCCTATTTTATTTTTTACAATAATTTACAATCTCCTGATGGCTCTGTAGAGTTGTTGAGTGTTAACTGTATCGAAGAAAATGAATATGACGATGAAATTATTAAAATTGACTTAACTAGAGTTGATCCAAAAATTCAAGAATTAGTTTTTGTTGTTACCATTTATGAGGCACAGCAACGAGAACAAAGTTTTGAACAAATTTGTAATACTTACATTCGTATTTATGATGAAGCAACGAAACAAGAGATCGTAAAATATGAGTTAAAAGAGAATTTCTATGAAGAAACTGCTATCAAACTTTGTAAACTCTATAAACAAGGTGGAGACTGGTGTTTTCAAGCTGTTGGGCAAGGAACTAATTCAAGTTTAGAAGAGCTTGTTACGGAATATGCTTAA
- a CDS encoding YcxB family protein, with product MITLRGQLKPEDYIKAQYLHLRPSPRLMKIGGAIASFLLFISFLVYPLEIVFSWIVTLIILFLIYAAVLFFIFPWQARRIFSQQKSLQGEFEIIIFPERIEVTSAQGNLRMPLADFHKYKVSKDMILLYHSQAMFNLFPRRFFASDAEFKTFIAYLKTNLNK from the coding sequence ATGATTACTTTGCGAGGTCAGTTGAAACCAGAGGATTATATTAAGGCGCAGTATTTACATTTACGGCCGAGTCCTCGTCTGATGAAGATTGGTGGCGCGATCGCATCTTTCCTTCTTTTTATCTCTTTCCTCGTGTATCCCTTGGAAATTGTCTTTAGTTGGATTGTTACTCTAATTATTTTATTCTTAATTTATGCTGCGGTTCTGTTTTTTATATTTCCTTGGCAAGCGCGGCGGATCTTTTCTCAGCAGAAGTCCCTTCAAGGGGAATTTGAAATTATTATTTTTCCAGAAAGGATTGAAGTTACTTCTGCACAAGGAAATTTAAGGATGCCGTTAGCTGACTTTCATAAATATAAAGTTAGTAAAGATATGATTTTGCTGTATCATTCTCAAGCAATGTTTAATCTATTTCCGCGTCGCTTCTTTGCTTCAGATGCAGAGTTTAAGACGTTTATTGCTTACCTTAAAACGAATTTGAATAAGTAG